The Drechmeria coniospora strain ARSEF 6962 chromosome 02, whole genome shotgun sequence genome has a segment encoding these proteins:
- a CDS encoding F5/8 type C domain protein: protein MVSAASLVGLLLVPAVLGSHSSSKRGLCFTPNIHHPEDNKLWSQSGSALKWYYNYQSLPSPAYSSLSQDEFEFIPMMWGIGQNSNDTAFYDAVRKLVDDGTSIKHVFGFNEPDGPRAQGGSDVTPRDAAQAWVANFEPLGKMGIKLGLPACTGGWGGLPWLTQFLANCSELVSAGGERKNCTWHFLPVHWYDNFEGLASHIGERRAAFPGAEIWVTEYAYAHRDLAATQEFYNQSIDYFDKLDYIGRYSYFGAFRANKANVGPNAAFLNKGGQLTDIGSWYLGFRATGVKPESGPASMAVPNLAFAGVGLVTGLIASWL, encoded by the coding sequence ATGGTCAGCGCTGCGTCTCTCGTGGGCCTCTTGTTGGTGCCGGCGGTGCTGGGCTCCCACTCGTCATCCAAGCGTGGTCTCTGCTTCACTCCCAACATCCACCACCCCGAGGACAACAAGCTGTGGTCGCAGTCGGGGAGTGCTCTGAAGTGGTACTACAACTACCAGAGCCTCCCGTCGCCAGCCTACTCTAGCCTCTCCCAGGATGAGTTTGAGTTCATCCCGATGATGTGGGGCATCGGCCAAAACAGCAACGATACCGCCTTCTACGATGCGGTAAggaagctcgtcgacgacggcaccagcATCAAGCACGTTTTCGGATTCAACGAGCCCGATGGTCCCCGAGCCCAGGGTGGCAGCGACGTGACGCCGAGGGACGCCGCGCAAGCGTGGGTCGCCAACTTTGAGCCCCTCGGCAAGATGGGCATCAAGCTGGGGCTCCCGGCCTGCACCGGTGGTTGGGGAGGCTTGCCTTGGCTGACGCAGTTTCTCGCCAACTGCTCCGAGCTCgtcagcgccggcggcgaaagGAAGAACTGCACCTGGCACTTTCTCCCCGTCCACTGGTACGACAACTTTGAAGGGCTGGCCTCGCACATTGGCGAGCGGAGGGCCGCGTTCCCCGGCGCCGAGATCTGGGTGACGGAGTACGCGTACGCGCACCGGGACCTCGCGGCGACGCAAGAGTTTTACAACCAAAGCATCGACTACTTTGACAAGCTCGACTACATCGGACGCTACTCCTACTTTGGCGCCTTTCGCGCGAACAAGGCCAACGTCGGACCGAACGCGGCCTTTCTCAACAAAGGCGGCCAGCTGACGGACATTGGGTCGTGGTACCTCGGCTTTCGTGCGACGGGCGTGAAGCCCGAGAGCGGGCCGGCGTCCATGGCGGTGCCGAATCTGGCCTTTGCGGGAGTCGGCCTGGTCACCGGTCTCATCGCCAGTTGGCTGTAG
- a CDS encoding acetyl-CoA acetyltransferase: protein MAVERIGSILRHLAPGSSLSSIQSKNAGDVVITLAIRTPLTKAKKGGFKDTSLEYLVYALLKEVNHRSNLDPALVEDIALGNVSDGKAAYKLRAAALAAGFPNTAGAYSVDRFCSSGLKATADIAHAIANNSIQVGIAIGAESMTAGGDRPDKPLDEAVLGASQEAADCMEPMGWTSENVSRDFDITREEMDRYAAESFLRAENAQKAGYFDDEIVPITTKIKGPDGEWTTATLTKDEGIRPGTTAEKLAKIRAAFPQWGQTTTGGNASQVTDGAAALLLMKRSMAVKLGQPVLAKYVGSTVAGLAPRIMGIGPSIAIPKLLSAWNISLADVDVVEINEAFASMAVYCRDKLGLDWAKMNPRGGAIALGHPLGATGARQVVTGLSELRRTKKKMLLVSMCIGTGQGMAGLFVNEMRPWWKRSDGNGQPPFSTEPAAVAGVLGPSETGESRSVGHSPAMTAPRLLGTTDHGMATNQVSARFDFQHLLPSLFLLPTMDGHVCMTACVAGAGRYAVRPHLDPNRGRGIMECDLDMAGFPGPQTPLPPCGRTARRLRNCL, encoded by the exons atggccgtcgaaCGCATCGGTTCCATCCTGAGGCACTTGGCGCCGGGCTCGTCGCTGAGCAGCAT TCAGTCCAAGAATGCCGGCGATGTCGTCATCACCCTCGCCATCCGGACACCCCTGACCAAGGCCAAAAAGGGCGGCTTCAAGGACACGAGTCTCGAGTACCTCGTCTACGCCCTGCTCAAGGAGGTCAATCACCGCAGCAACCTCGAcccggccctcgtcgaggacattGCTCTCGGAAAC GTCTCGGATGGCAAAGCGGCCTACAAGCTCCGagcggccgccctcgccgccgggtTTCCCAACACAGCCGGCGCCTACTCGGTCGACCGATTCTGCTCCTCGGGCCtcaaggcgacggccgacatcGCCCACGCCATCGCCAACAACTCGATCcaggtcggcatcgccattgGAGCCGAGAGCAtgacggccggcggcgaccggCCCGACAAGCCgttggacgaggccgtcctcggcgccagcCAGGAGGCCGCCGACTGCATGGAGCCGATGGGGTGGACGAGCGAAAACGTCAGCCGCGACTTTGACATCACGAGGGAGGAAATGGACAGGTACGCGGCCGAGAGCTTCCTGAGGGCGGAAAATGCACAAAAGGCGGGCTACTTTGACGACGAGATTGTGCCCATCACGACCAAGATCAAGGGGCCCGATGGCGaatggacgacggcgacgctcaCAAAGGATGAGGGCATCCGAcccggcacgacggccgagaaaCTGGCCAAGATCCGCGCCGCCTTTCCCCAGTGGGGtcaaacgacgacgggcggcaaCGCCAGTCAGGTGACGGACGGAG CGGCGGCCCTCCTTCTCATGAAGCGATCCATGGCCGTCAAGCTCGGACAGCCCGTGCTCGCCAAATACGTCGGCtcgaccgtcgccggcctcgcacCCCGCATCATGGGCATCGGGCCGAGCATCGCCATCCCGAAGCTGCTCTCGGCGTGGAACATATCACTCGCCGACGTTGACGTGGTGGAAATCAACGAAGCCTTCGCTTCCATGGCCGTCTACTGCCGCGACAAGCTCGGGCTCGACTGGGCCAAGATGAACCCGCGGGGTGGTGCCATCGCCCTGGGCCACCCGCTCGGAGCCACGGGCGCCCGCCAGGTCGTCACGGGCCTGAGCGAGCTGCGgaggacgaagaagaagatgcTGCTGGTCAGCATGTGCATCGGCACGGGCCAGGGCATGGCGGGCTTGTTTGTGAATGAGATG CGGCCCTGGTGGAAGCGTTCCGATGGCAACGGTCAGCCACCATTTTCGACGGAGCCCGCTGCCGTCGCGGGCGTGCTCGGCCCAAGCGAGACGGGAGAGAGCAGGTCGGTTGGCCATTCACCCGCCATGACGGCACCTCGGCTTCTCGGGACGACGGATCATGGGATGGCCACCAACCAGGTTTCGGCACGCTTTGATTTCCAACACCTATTACCGTCATTGTTCCTGCTACCGACCATGGATGGCCATGTGTGCATGACCGCGTGCGTGGCCGGTGCTGGCCGATATGCTGTGCGACCACATCTCGACCCGAATCGAGGTCGCGGCATCATGGAGTGTGACCTCGACATGGCCGGATTCCCTGGCCCGCAAACACCCTTGCCCCCGTGCGGGAGGACAGCCCGGAGGCTTCGCAACTGCTTGTGA
- a CDS encoding hypothetical protein (related to sulphate transporter proteins), with product MSSGQASHSRENSGLTDHRPLQPSNLRRSQTVSSRNVGLGPGGHDSEPSSRPPSSPRSGNGTRLSPAAAVESTPLLQRDELPRPLRTHVSSAHPGICQHGTFSPRPDSPAAGSGPQEDYLDGSDTAWSEAPSGGLDSAISSFVGTDDWKRWLKRRIKSKKVDHSIELAQRAGFRFTPMMYLAYYIPFFNWITQYRVSFVKGDVIAALTMASFYLPMALSLAANLAHVPPIHGLYSFVFNPFIYAILGSCPQMVVGPEAAGSLLVGTVVQQSVDSGADGEDDGLLHGQICGVVAGMAGAMVLIAGLVRLGFLDSVLSKPFLRGFISAIGFVIAVDQLIPELGLVELAEEQGVSHGSSVDKIMFMVANAGKMHRLTFAIAAISFVVIMICRELKRRLEGRFPSVAFIPDRFIVVVASAILCAHFRWDKHGVAILGTVQSATGNLFAFRWPLQLAHMRHIRAAMSTSFLIALLGFFESSVAAKSLGGTGAIQGVELSANREMIALGVANLVGASFMSLPAFGGYGRSKVNKSTGGKTPMSSIFLSLISLLSVIFLLPHFYFLPKPVLSSMISVVAWSLIEEAPHDIAFFVHIRGWRELLLMAIIFLSTIFYSLTLGMALGVGISILLVIKHSTRPRIQILGRIPGTNRFENAESDHPSLEFIEGCLIVKIPEPLTFANTGELKSRLRRLELYGTSQAHPALPRIRSHESNRNIIFDIHGVTSMDGSGTQVLEEIVRDYRQRGVRVFFSRPPSRRDHSVWKLMERSGIVALCGGESHFVMDVEEALRWTEYEESIGMGSVSSLREDS from the exons ATGTCGTCGGGACAAGCCTCGCACAGTCGTGAGAACTCGGGTCTCACCGATCATCGGCCTCTGCAACCGAGCAACCTGCGGCGGAGCCAGACGGTCTCGAGCCGAAACGTCGGTCTCGGCCCCGGCGGCCACGACAGCGAGCCCTCGTCCCGACCcccttcgtcgccgcgctCCGGCAACGGCACGCGTCTCagtcccgccgccgccgtcgagtcgacgCCGCTGCTTCAACGCGACGAGCTGCCCCGACCCCTCCGCACGCACGTCTCGTCGGCCCACCCGGGCATATGCCAGCATGGAACCTTCAGCCCGAGACCGGACagtcccgccgccggctcggggCCGCAGGAAGActacctcgacggcagcgacacGGCCTGGTCCGAGGCCCCCTCGGGCGGCCTCGACAGCGCCATCTCTAgcttcgtcggcaccgacgactGGAAAAGGTGGCTCAAGAGGAGGATCAAGTCGAAAAAGGTCGACCACAGCATCGAGCTGGCCCAGCGAGCCGGCTTCCGCTTCACGCCCATGAT GTACCTCGCCTACTACATCCCCTTCTTCAACTGGATCACCCAGTACCGCGTCTCCTTTGTCAAGGgcgacgtcatcgccgccctcaccATGGCCTCCTTCTACCTCCCCATGGccctctcgctcgccgccaacctCGCCCACGTGCCGCCCATCCACGGCCTCTACTCCTTCGTCTTCAACCCCTTCATCTACGCCATCCTAGGCTCGTGCCCGCAGATGGTCGTCGGacccgaggccgccggctcccttctcgtcggcaccgtcgtccagCAGAGCGTCGActccggtgccgacggcgaggacgacggtcTGCTCCACGGCCAGATATGCggtgtcgtcgccggcatggCGGGTGCCATGGTCCTCATCGCCGGGCTCGTAAGACTGGGCTTTCTCGACAGCGTGCTGAGCAAGCCCTTCCTGCGCGGCTTCATCAGCGCCATCGGtttcgtcatcgccgtcgaccagcTCATCCCCGAGCTCGGGcttgtcgagctcgccgaggagcaggGCGTGAGCCACGGCAGCAGCGTCGACAAGATCATGTTCATGGTGGCGAATGCCGGCAAGATGCACCGATTGACCTttgccatcgccgccatcagcTTTGTCGTCATCATGATCTGCCG CGAGCTCAAGAGGCGGCTCGAGGGCAGGTTTCCCTCGGTCGCCTTCATCCCCGAtcgcttcatcgtcgtcgtcgcctcggccattCTTTGCGCCCACTTCCGATGGGATAAGCACGGAGTGgccatcctcggcaccgTTCAGTCCGCCACGGGCAACCTCTTTGCCTTTCGCTGGCCCCTGCAGCTCGCGCACATGCGTCACATCCGCGCCGCCATGTCCACGTCCTTTCTcatcgccctcctcggcttcttcgagtcctccgtcgccgccaagagcctcggcggcaccggtGCCATTCAGGGCGTCGAGCTGAGCGCCAACCGCGAGATgatcgccctcggcgtcgccaacctcgtcggcgcgagCTTCATGAGTTTGCCGGCCTTTGGCGGCTACGGGAGGAGCAAGGTGAACAAGAGCACGGGCGGCAAGACGCCCATGAGCTCCATCTTCCTCAGCCTCATCTCCCTGCTGTCCGTCATCTTCCTGCTGCCCCACTTCTACTTCCTCCCG AAGCCGGTGCTGTCGTCGATGATCTCGGTCGTCGCCTGGTCGCTGATAGAGGAGGCGCCGCACGACATTGCCTTTTTCGTGCACATCCGCGGCTGGAGGGAGCTTCTCCTCATGGCCATCATCTTTCTCTCCACCATCTTTTACTCCCTCACCTTGGGCatggccctcggcgtcggcatctccATCCTGCTCGTCATCAAGCACAGCACGAGACCGAGGATCCAGATTCTCGGTCGCATCCCGGGCACGAACCGGTTCGAAAACGCCGAGTCGGACCACCCGAGTCTCGAGTTCATCGAGGGGTGCCTGATTGTCAAGATTCCCGAGCCGCTGACGTTTGCCAACACGGGCGAGCTCAAATCGCGACTGCGGAGGCTCGAGCTCTACGGCACTTCGCAGGCCCACCCGGCGCTGCCCCGGATCCGCAGCCACGAGTCGAATCGGAACATCATCTTCGACATCCACGGCGTCACCTCCATGGACGGGTCGGGAACCCAGGTGCTCGAGGAGATCGTGCGCGACTACAGGCAGCGAGGCGTCCGCGTCTTCTTCTCGCGGCCACCGAGCCGGCGGGACCATTCCGTGTGGAAGCTCATGGAACGaagcggcatcgtcgccctctgCGGGGGCGAGTCGCACTTTGTCatggacgtcgaggaggcgctgCGCTGGACGGAATACGAAGAAAGCATCGGCATGGGAAGCGTGAGCAGTCTACGCGAGGACTCATga
- a CDS encoding Aminotransferase, class IV yields MADADFSLFTSIRYDVRLKGVPSGDLRHAGWNFEQESPFYMLDYHRDRILRAATHWKWNEAIEFFSGKEGLSTLAKMALESVGEYETKPLRVRIVVNADGSISFHKFHTPDVPLENLLPKRLPPPGAPAAGNDPDPLPTVTLVVDDGRVARSEFTHYKTTRRAMYDAARERAGIGPKDLKEVLMINEDGLAVMEGSTTAPYFWRRGRWVTPPVAPEFDWNEGSGGQDGTSRRWALQR; encoded by the coding sequence atggccgacgccgactttTCCCTCTTCACCTCCATTCGGTACGATGTTCGCCTCAAGGGGGTCCCCTCTGGTGACCTCCGTCACGCGGGGTGGAATTTCGAGCAGGAATCTCCCTTTTACATGCTGGACTATCACCGAGACCGCATCCTGCGAGCCGCCACTCACTGGAAGTGgaacgaggccatcgagtTCTTCTCCGGCAAGGAGGGCCTCTCGACCCTCGCCAAGATGGCCCTCGAGTCCGTCGGCGAGTACGAGACGAAGCCGCTGCGGGTGAGGATCGTTgtcaacgccgacggcagcatcAGTTTTCACAAGTTTCACACGCCCGACGTGCCCTTGGAAAACCTGCTTCCCAAACGTCTCCCGCCCCCCGGggcgcccgccgccggcaacgaTCCCGATCCCTTGCCGAccgtcaccctcgtcgtcgacgacggtcgcgTCGCTCGCTCCGAATTCACCCACTACAAGACGACGCGGAGAGCCATGTACGACGCGGCCCGCGAGAGGGCCGGCATCGGTCCCAAGGACCTCAAGGAAGTCTTGATGATCAACgaggacggcctcgccgtcatggaaGGCAGCACGACGGCACCCTACTTCTGGCGCCGCGGACGTTGGGTCACGCCCCCCGTCGCCCCCGAGTTTGACTGGAACGAGGGCAGcggcggccaggacggcaCGTCGAGGCGCTGGGCCCTTCAAAGGTGA
- a CDS encoding mitochondrial outer membrane 72K protein, giving the protein MSNPLPSVPRAAAPTVIPIDAPSSTWDRITSWVSKNKAVVYTIAGVAVAVTGAGVVYYLNSDLTKPTPSPKLSKKERRKRKEAERKASESKEAVAAQHQAASAESEADLPDVDEHSVLALTPEQRDEYAARLKQAGNKAYGDKAYNKAIGLYSQAILCKPDPVFYSNRAACHSAMSEWDKVIEDTTAAINMDAEYVKAINRRATAYEHQKMYSEALLDFTASCIIDNFKSDSTAQAVERLLKVFAEHRAKEMMASRPPKLPSPIFVGNYLQSFRQRPRPAELDDAAELDLASGKGQLRLGLQGLEKKTADGYEQARLAFEEALELGDLGAHEALAYNLRGTMRTLLGKHAEATMDFDRSIELDPTLAQSYIKRASINLELGEADKAEAEFADALRQNPDDPDVYYHRAQANFIKGDLSEAQKDYQKSIDLDKDFIFSHIQLGVTQYKMGSIASSMATFRRCIKNFPTLPDVYNYYGELLLDQGKFSEAVEKFDTAMEMEKQSKPMSMNVLPLINKALALFQWKQDFGEAEKLCQKALIIDPECDIAVATMAQLLLQQNNVTEALVYFERAAELARTEGEIVNALSYAEATRTQVKVTEKYPKLAAKLAGGGGPPGFRMGA; this is encoded by the exons ATGTCCAATCCCCTCCCCTCGGTTCCTCGAGCCGCCGCTCCGACGGTCATTCCCATCGATgccccctcctccacctGGGATCGCATCACCTCGTGGGTCTCGAAGAACAAGGCCGTCGTCTACaccatcgccggcgtcgccgttgccgtcaccggtgccggcgtcgtctACTACCTCAACTCGGACTTG ACCAagccgacgccctcgccgaagCTCAGCAAAAAGGAGAGGCGGAAGCGGAAAGAGGCCGAGCGCAAGGCTTCCGAGAGCaaggaggccgtcgccgcccagcaccaagccgcctcggccgagagcgaggcCGACCTTCCGGACGTCGATGAACACTCGGTCCTCGCCTTGACCCCGGAGCAGCGGGACGAGTATGCCGCGAGGCTCAAGCAGGCCGGCAACAAGGCCTACGGCGACAAGGCCTACAACAAGGCCATCGGCCTCTACTCCCAGGCCATCCTCTGCAAGCCCGACCCCGTCTTCTACTCGAACCGCGCCGCCTGCCACAGCGCCATGAGCGAGTGGGACAAGGTCATCGAggacacgacggccgccatcaACATGGACGCCGAGTACGTCAAGGCCATCAACCGCCGCGCCACGGCCTACGAGCACCAGAAGATGTACTCCGAGGCCCTCCTCGACTTCACCGCCTCCTGCATCATCGACAACTTCAAGAGCGACTCGACCgcccaggccgtcgagcgcctcCTCAAGGTCTTTGCCGAGCACCGCGCCAAGGAGATGATGGCCTCGCGCCCGCCGAAGCTGCCGAGCCCCATCTTCGTCGGCAACTACCTCCAGAGCTTCCGCCAGCGCCCCCgcccggccgagctcgacgacgccgccgagctcgacctcgcctcGGGCAAGGGGCAGCTCCGCCTCGGGCTCCAGGGCCTCgagaagaagacggccgacgggtACGAGCAGGCGAGGCTCGCCTTCGAGgaggccctcgagctcggcgacctcggcgcccaCGAGGCGCTCGCCTACAACCTCAGGGGCACCATGCGCACCCTGCTCGGCAAGCACGCCGAGGCCACCATGGACTTTGACCGGAGCATCGAGCTCGACCCGACGCTCGCCCAGAGCTACATCAAGCGCGCGAGCATcaacctcgagctcggcgaggccgacaaggccgaggccgagttcgccgacgccctccgCCAGAACCCCGACGACCCCGACGTCTACTACCACCGCGCCCAGGCCAACTTCATCAAGGGCGACCTGTCCGAGGCCCAGAAGGACTACCAAAAgtccatcgacctcgacaagGACTTTATCTTCTCCCACATCCAGCTCGGCGTCACCCAGTACAAGATGGGCTCCATCGCCTCCTCCATGGCCACCTTTCGACGGTGCATCAAGAACTTTCCGACCCTGCCGGACGTCTACAACTACTACGGCGAGCTCCTGCTCGACCAGGGCAAGTTttccgaggccgtcgagaagTTTGACACGgccatggagatggagaagCAGTCCAAGCCCATGTCGATGAACGTGCTTCCCCTCATCAACAAGGCCCTCGCCCTGTTCCAATGGAAGCAGGACtttggcgaggccgagaagctTTGCCAAAAGGCCCTGATCA TTGATCCCGAGTGCGACAttgccgtcgccaccatGGCCCAGCTCCTCCTGCAGCAGAACAACGTGACCGAGGCGCTCGTCTACTTtgagcgcgccgccgagcttgcCCGCACCGAGGGCGAGATTGTCAACGCCCTTTCGTacgccgaggcgacgaggacgcaggTCAAGGTGACGGAAAAGTACCCTAAGCTGGCGGccaagctcgccggcggcggtggcccCCCCGGCTTCCGCATGGGTGCGTAG
- a CDS encoding ssoi — protein MSHGQQDQNPYQHGPTQEAAYGQGYGQAYAHGQNQQYEMQDYGNPYQQQQPQQRPTLSQQDFLARVGELRNDIKSLTNQIEHIGQLHQRALSGTDGRAKQELDGVVADTQMRNEGIKNGIKSLDRDLANTSTSDGSRNTKKTQLQSLRTFFKSELDKYQSIERDYQHKYREQIARQYRIVNPEATEEEVHQATEADWGNEGVFQTALRSNRTGHASSLLGNVRARHGELKGIEDTLYQLSQLYEQLAVLVDRDEPVVQAAESNAQTTVENIEKGNEQVKLANEHARRARRLKWWCAIITCVILLAIALGIGLGICLTGDRCSRKN, from the exons ATGTCGCACGGGCAGCAGGACCAGAACCCGTATCAGCATGGCCCCACGCAGGAGGCGGCGTACGGCCAAGGCTACGGCCAG GCATATGCTCACGGGCAGAACCAGCAGTATGAAATGCAGGACTACGGCAACCCGtatcagcagcagcaacctCAGCAGCGGCCTACCCTTTCACAGCAAGACTTCCTCGCCCGCGTGGGAGAGCTGCGCAACGACATAAAGAGCCTGACGAACCAGATAGAGCACATCGGGCAGCTGCACCAACGCGCGCTGAGCGGCACCGATGGCAGAGCGAAGcaggagctcgacggcgtcgtggccgacaCCCAGATGCGTAACGAGGGCATCAAGAACGGCATCAAGAGCCTCGACCGTGACCTCGCGAACACGAGCACTTCCGACGGCAGCCGCAACACGAAGAAGACGCAGCTGCAGTCCCTCCGCACCTTTTTCAAGTCCGAGCTGGACAAGTATCAGAGCATCGAGCGCGACTACCAGCACAAGTACCGCGAGCAGATTGCGAGGCAGTACCGCATCGTCAACCcggaggcgacggaggaggaggtgcaCCAGGCCACCGAGGCGGATTGGGGCAACGAGGGTGTCTTTCAAACTGCC CTTCGCTCGAACCGTACTGGCCACGCAAGCTCCCTGCTCGGCAACGTCCGCGCACGCCACGGCGAGCTGAAGGGCATCGAGGACACCCTGTACCAGCTCAGCCAGCTCTACGAACAGctggccgtcctcgtcgatcGCGACGAGCCAGTCGTCCAGGCGGCCGAAAGCAATGCGCAAACAACGGTGGAGAATATCGAGAAAGGCAACGAACAAGTCAAGCTGGCCAACGAGCACGCCCGCAGAGCCCGCAGGCTCAAGTGGTGGTGTGCCATCATCACCTGCGTCATCCTCCTAGCCATTGCCCTCGGCATTGGCCTCGGCATCTGCCTCACCGGAGACAGATGCAGCCGCAAGAACTAA
- a CDS encoding U3 small nucleolar ribonucleoprotein IMP4, translated as MIRKQARQRRDYLYRRALLLRDAEISEKRAKLRESLASGKPLDSSIANDKALRKDYQYDESSRDLGVNEALDLDDEYSQLSGIIDPRVVLTTSRDPSARLSAFAKEIRLLIPTSIRMNRGNLILPDLVKSSQSAGLTDILLLHEHRGTPTALTLTHFPHGPTISFSLHNVVLRHDIPGSLRGTVSESYPHLIFDGFTTPLGLRIVKILKHIFPPRDAITGKNKVGSRVVTFKNFEDSIEVRHHVFVRTGYDSVELAEVGPRMTMRPFQIRGGTLENKDGDVEWQLTQYTRTAKKKNYL; from the exons ATGATT CGCAAACAAGCACGTCAACGGCGCGATTATCTCTATCGCCGGGCTCTCCTGCTACGGGATGCCGAGATTAGCGAGAAGAGAGCGAAGCTGCGCGAATCCCTCGCATCGGGGAAACCTCTCGACTCGTCCATCGCCAACGACAAAGCGCTGAGGAAGGACTACCAATACGACGAATCCTCCCGCGACCTCGGCGTCAACGAAGCGCTCGATCTGGACGATGAGTACTCTCAGCTGTCGGGCATCATCGACCCCCGCGTCG TGTTGACGACGTCCCGCGATCCGTCGGCCCGACTGTCGGCGTTTGCCAAGGAGATCAGATTGTTGATTCCCACGTCGATACGGATGAACCGCGGCAATCTCATCCTGCCCGACCTGGTCAAGTCGTCGCAGTCGGCTGGATTGACCGACATCCTGCTGCTTCACGAGCACCGCggaacgccgacggccctGACCTTGACCCATTTCCCCCACGGCCCCACCATCTCCTTTTCGCTGCACAACGTCGTCCTGCGGCACGACATTCCCGGAAGCTTGCGGGGCACGGTCAGCGAGTCGTACCCGCACCTCATCTTTGACGGATTCACGACGCCGCTGGGCCTGCGCATCGTCAAGATACTGAAGCACATCTTCCCGCCGCGAGACGCCATCACGGGCAAGAACAAGGTCGGAAGCCGCGTGGTGACGTTTAAGAATTTCGAGGACAGCATCGAAGTACGGCATCACGTCTTCGTCCGGACCGGCTACGAcagcgtcgagctcgccgaggtcgggCCCAGAATGACGATGCGACCCTTTCAGATCCGGGGCGGCACGCTCGAGaacaaggacggcgacgtcgaatGGCAACTGACGCAGTACACGCggacggcgaagaagaagaattacctctga